Proteins from a genomic interval of Nodosilinea sp. FACHB-141:
- a CDS encoding trypsin-like peptidase domain-containing protein, producing the protein MLKLSNDDRKALREAIQSAYPDRASLEIFVDDELNQNLAVVAGDGKHDKVIFDLIKWAIAKGYIDDLILALAADTENRPDIQQFCRQVLRQRLVLNPPDGVTRELSLDLDPSAWDIDIRSEELEGFLPQQFTFEADVGKLQEGLGLANAVCKITFSDRPARESGTGVLIAPDLVLTNFHVLSREVGADLNALAQTAQFEFGYVSTPFGEPRRTQQLTVAGQTPVVAASPIAQLDYALIRLSPGTNFAVKPVPLNATAQLKPRSPLNILQHPEGEALKVSLSNNGVVKTNEPKGLVLYVNPTKQGASGSPCFDDDWHLVALHHKALQTSFGSVREGILMSAIYPQIASFL; encoded by the coding sequence ATGCTAAAGCTCTCTAACGACGATCGCAAAGCGTTGCGCGAAGCTATACAATCGGCCTATCCAGACCGGGCCAGCCTAGAAATTTTTGTAGACGATGAGCTTAACCAAAACCTGGCGGTGGTGGCAGGGGATGGTAAGCACGACAAGGTTATCTTTGATCTGATTAAGTGGGCGATTGCTAAGGGCTACATTGATGACTTAATCTTGGCTTTGGCGGCAGATACCGAAAATCGACCTGATATTCAGCAATTTTGTCGGCAGGTGCTGCGGCAGCGGCTGGTGCTGAACCCGCCCGACGGCGTAACCCGCGAGCTATCTTTAGATTTAGACCCTAGCGCCTGGGATATCGACATTCGTTCTGAAGAGCTAGAGGGGTTTTTGCCCCAGCAGTTTACCTTTGAAGCCGATGTTGGCAAGTTGCAAGAGGGTCTGGGTCTGGCCAATGCCGTATGCAAAATTACTTTTAGCGATCGCCCTGCTAGGGAGAGCGGCACTGGTGTGCTAATTGCCCCAGACCTGGTGCTGACCAACTTCCACGTGCTTAGCCGCGAGGTTGGAGCTGACTTAAATGCGTTGGCACAAACGGCCCAGTTTGAGTTTGGTTACGTCAGTACCCCCTTTGGAGAGCCGCGCCGGACTCAGCAACTGACGGTGGCTGGGCAGACTCCTGTGGTGGCGGCTAGTCCCATTGCTCAACTTGACTACGCGCTGATTCGGCTTAGTCCTGGTACAAACTTTGCTGTTAAACCTGTGCCTTTGAATGCTACGGCTCAGCTCAAACCGCGATCGCCCCTCAACATTCTCCAGCATCCCGAGGGCGAAGCGCTGAAGGTCTCTCTTAGCAACAACGGGGTGGTAAAAACTAATGAGCCAAAGGGGCTAGTGCTCTATGTCAATCCAACCAAGCAGGGGGCGAGTGGATCGCCCTGCTTTGACGACGACTGGCACCTGGTAGCGCTGCACCACAAAGCCCTGCAGACCAGCTTTGGCAGCGTACGAGAGGGTATCTTAATGAGTGCTATCTATCCGCAAATAGCATCGTTTTTGTAG
- a CDS encoding formylglycine-generating enzyme family protein, protein MATLSGNLTLHRYKRTNKGYIEDLGDGVKLTLVLVPGGEFMMGAPKGEPGSSDDERPQRLVKVPPFLIGRYPVTQAQWRVVARYMQEKRELSPDPSTFKGDDLPVESVNWHDATEFCQRLSAKTQKNYHLPSEAQWEYACRAETTTAYHFGEQLTEEVANYEFGDQLTEEVANYEGTVGRTTPVGRTTPVGQYPANRWGLYDMHGNVWEWCQDHGHSNYEGVPTDSSAWIEGGNSAVRIFRGGSWFNSPRLCRSACRADYEPSDGHYYIGFRVVCSAPRTL, encoded by the coding sequence ATGGCGACTTTATCTGGCAACCTCACCCTGCACCGCTACAAACGCACCAACAAGGGCTACATCGAAGACTTGGGTGATGGGGTAAAGTTGACGCTGGTGCTGGTACCTGGCGGAGAATTTATGATGGGTGCTCCAAAGGGCGAACCAGGTAGTAGTGATGATGAGCGCCCCCAGCGCTTGGTGAAGGTGCCCCCCTTTTTGATCGGTCGCTATCCGGTGACGCAGGCCCAGTGGCGGGTAGTGGCGAGATACATGCAAGAAAAGCGAGAGCTGAGCCCTGATCCGTCCACCTTTAAGGGGGATGACCTGCCGGTGGAAAGTGTGAACTGGCACGATGCTACTGAGTTTTGTCAGCGACTCTCGGCCAAAACTCAAAAAAACTACCACCTGCCCAGCGAAGCCCAATGGGAATATGCCTGCCGGGCTGAGACAACTACGGCCTACCACTTTGGCGAGCAGCTCACCGAAGAAGTTGCTAACTACGAGTTTGGTGATCAGCTCACCGAAGAAGTTGCTAACTACGAGGGTACAGTTGGCCGAACCACGCCGGTTGGCCGAACCACGCCAGTTGGGCAATACCCGGCTAACCGCTGGGGGCTGTACGATATGCACGGCAACGTGTGGGAGTGGTGCCAAGACCACGGGCACAGCAATTATGAGGGTGTCCCTACCGACAGCAGCGCCTGGATAGAAGGCGGCAACTCAGCGGTACGGATCTTTCGCGGCGGCTCTTGGTTCAACAGTCCGAGGCTCTGCCGCTCCGCGTGCCGCGCTGACTACGAGCCCAGCGACGGCCACTACTACATCGGCTTTCGGGTTGTGTGTTCGGCCCCCAGGACTCTTTAG
- a CDS encoding LexA family transcriptional regulator has protein sequence MFIVTVPAGFPSPAEDYVEGLLDLNRHLIPHPAATFFVRVSGDSMIGAGIHNGDLLIVDRAVSAIHNSVVIAVLNGDLTVKRLYRSGGILRLMSENPAYPPIEIHPDMDFEVWGVVTKVIHFL, from the coding sequence TTGTTTATCGTCACTGTGCCCGCTGGCTTCCCGTCGCCGGCAGAAGATTACGTCGAGGGTCTACTTGATCTAAACCGCCATCTCATCCCCCATCCCGCCGCTACCTTCTTTGTCAGGGTCAGCGGCGACTCCATGATTGGCGCAGGCATCCACAACGGCGACCTGCTAATCGTGGATCGAGCCGTCTCTGCGATCCATAACAGCGTCGTCATCGCGGTGCTCAATGGTGACCTGACAGTTAAGCGGCTCTACCGGAGCGGGGGCATCCTGCGGCTGATGTCAGAGAACCCAGCGTATCCCCCTATCGAGATTCACCCAGACATGGACTTTGAGGTGTGGGGCGTCGTGACGAAGGTAATCCACTTCCTCTGA
- a CDS encoding Y-family DNA polymerase, giving the protein MPSWIALVDANNFYVSCERVFDPRLRDKPVVVLSNNDGCVVARSNEVKALGIPMGAPVFKLRSQIRDHSIQVYSSNYTLYSDLSRRVMQTLEQFTPDVEVYSIDEAFLGLSGDVAAIAEQLRQTVQQWNGIPVSVGVAPTKTLAKVANHIAKKSTGVCVLDAPSMVLADLPVGEIWGIGHRLSDRLHLQGVETALQLRDVELSWIRQQIGIVGVRLVQELRGIPCLPLELCPAPRKSCCVSRSFGRPMMAIAELREAVATYAARAAAKVRRDELKAGVVTVFITTNRFKPDEPQYSNSAVVQLPQPANDTFTLVQTALRAVEGLYQPGYQYKKAGVLLMELSPASIVQTDLFSNVAQQEKRGALMRTVDSLNRQFGAGTVFCASEGIRKEWQMRLGLKSPGFTTRWGELPVVE; this is encoded by the coding sequence ATGCCCTCCTGGATAGCCTTGGTAGACGCCAACAATTTTTACGTCTCCTGTGAGCGGGTATTCGATCCTCGCCTGCGGGATAAGCCGGTGGTGGTGCTGTCTAATAACGATGGATGCGTGGTGGCCAGATCCAACGAGGTCAAAGCCCTGGGCATTCCGATGGGTGCGCCGGTCTTTAAGCTGCGATCGCAAATCCGAGACCACAGCATCCAGGTCTACTCCTCCAACTACACCCTCTACAGCGACCTGTCGCGGCGGGTGATGCAGACCCTGGAGCAGTTCACGCCGGATGTGGAGGTCTACTCCATTGATGAAGCGTTTCTGGGGCTTTCAGGGGATGTGGCAGCGATTGCCGAGCAGCTGCGGCAAACGGTGCAGCAGTGGAACGGCATCCCCGTCTCAGTGGGGGTAGCCCCGACTAAAACCTTGGCCAAGGTAGCTAACCACATCGCTAAAAAGAGCACCGGTGTCTGCGTCCTCGATGCCCCCTCAATGGTGCTGGCAGATTTGCCGGTGGGAGAGATCTGGGGTATTGGTCACAGGCTTAGCGATCGCCTCCACCTGCAAGGTGTAGAAACAGCCCTCCAGCTGAGGGATGTAGAGCTGAGCTGGATACGGCAGCAGATAGGCATCGTTGGGGTGCGCCTGGTGCAGGAGCTGCGGGGAATCCCCTGCCTGCCTCTGGAGCTGTGCCCGGCCCCGCGTAAGAGCTGCTGTGTGTCGCGGTCGTTTGGAAGGCCAATGATGGCGATCGCTGAGCTGAGAGAGGCGGTGGCCACCTATGCTGCTCGGGCTGCTGCCAAGGTCAGGCGAGATGAGCTGAAGGCAGGTGTCGTGACTGTTTTCATCACGACCAACCGCTTCAAGCCGGATGAACCGCAGTATTCCAACTCTGCGGTGGTGCAGCTGCCCCAACCGGCGAATGACACGTTCACTTTGGTGCAAACAGCACTAAGAGCGGTGGAGGGGCTTTACCAGCCTGGGTATCAGTACAAGAAAGCAGGGGTGTTGCTGATGGAGTTAAGCCCGGCCTCCATCGTGCAGACAGACCTGTTTAGCAACGTGGCCCAGCAGGAGAAGCGGGGGGCGTTGATGCGGACGGTGGATAGCCTGAACCGGCAGTTTGGTGCCGGGACGGTGTTCTGTGCATCTGAGGGGATAAGAAAGGAATGGCAGATGCGATTGGGGTTGAAGTCACCAGGGTTTACGACTCGATGGGGAGAATTGCCGGTGGTGGAATGA
- a CDS encoding TfoX/Sxy family DNA transformation protein translates to MRNIGPVSREWLAEIEVHTAKDLKRVGGAASAWVQVRERHPGKVTTNLLWALLGAECDVDWRLLSPDLKEKALAEVNGCIDVARATNDGAEGIGSVADGNCYASRQQFRLG, encoded by the coding sequence ATGAGAAATATTGGGCCGGTTTCTCGCGAGTGGCTCGCTGAGATTGAGGTACACACCGCAAAGGACCTCAAGCGTGTTGGTGGTGCAGCTTCGGCCTGGGTGCAGGTACGAGAGCGCCATCCAGGGAAAGTGACAACAAATCTCTTGTGGGCGCTTCTAGGGGCAGAGTGTGATGTAGATTGGCGACTGCTATCCCCTGACTTGAAAGAGAAAGCGCTGGCTGAGGTTAATGGATGTATCGATGTAGCTAGAGCTACGAATGATGGTGCAGAAGGGATTGGTTCCGTTGCGGATGGAAATTGTTATGCATCCAGACAACAATTTCGCCTTGGTTGA
- a CDS encoding competence protein CoiA family protein has product MGKPKDILYRTALDAAGALITTEQAAKGTVYSCPICQGDMIPRLGEKKRHHFAHKALAENCTPESVLHYSFKKLLAQKIQEHISSQEPLQISWSCHECLEDHTGNLVKKAARVEVEHNLGTCQPDIALLDASNRVVAVVEVVVTHEPEEKVLDYYEREKIGAVVFQLKSDEDLGRIASSMEPDRVYSCLNPTCKRCGGRTNKKDLHIIQSKCKWCQHTMLVAATLSKATMTGEFRPSDLEIAEAKGVRIGYWQSKQSGWFYPTSACPQCKGVVGLSWLWDDHVAFYLKLPREVVPAGHVCLGCKLDLNGTWPVRYKEKPGKPPTPPKLRAK; this is encoded by the coding sequence ATGGGGAAACCAAAAGACATTCTCTACCGCACAGCGCTCGACGCTGCCGGAGCCTTAATCACAACTGAACAAGCAGCGAAGGGAACAGTCTACAGCTGTCCTATTTGCCAAGGCGATATGATTCCCCGCCTAGGAGAGAAGAAACGCCACCACTTTGCTCACAAAGCACTGGCCGAAAACTGTACTCCAGAGTCAGTGCTCCACTACAGCTTCAAAAAATTGCTTGCTCAAAAGATTCAGGAGCACATAAGCAGTCAAGAGCCCCTTCAAATCTCATGGTCATGCCACGAGTGTCTGGAAGACCATACCGGAAACTTGGTCAAAAAAGCGGCTCGGGTTGAAGTCGAACATAACCTCGGTACTTGTCAGCCCGATATCGCGCTGCTTGATGCCTCGAATAGAGTAGTCGCAGTGGTAGAAGTCGTAGTGACCCACGAGCCAGAAGAGAAAGTACTCGACTATTACGAGCGGGAAAAAATAGGAGCCGTTGTATTTCAGCTGAAATCTGATGAGGACCTAGGCCGAATAGCCTCCTCAATGGAGCCTGACCGCGTTTACTCATGTCTCAACCCAACGTGTAAGCGGTGTGGAGGGCGCACAAACAAAAAAGACCTCCACATCATTCAAAGTAAGTGCAAATGGTGCCAGCACACGATGCTTGTTGCAGCCACTCTAAGCAAAGCAACGATGACCGGCGAATTTCGGCCCTCTGACCTCGAAATAGCAGAAGCAAAAGGTGTGCGTATTGGCTACTGGCAAAGCAAACAATCAGGTTGGTTTTATCCAACAAGTGCATGCCCTCAATGTAAAGGCGTAGTCGGCCTCTCCTGGCTCTGGGACGATCACGTTGCGTTTTACCTCAAGCTGCCAAGAGAGGTGGTGCCTGCAGGGCATGTCTGTCTCGGCTGCAAGCTTGACTTAAACGGCACCTGGCCGGTTCGCTACAAAGAGAAGCCAGGAAAACCACCAACGCCACCAAAACTACGCGCCAAGTAA
- a CDS encoding ATP-binding protein, whose translation MKIITSNTQKILSSSLFGGGSLAAILGMTLMIQSPKTVDAATVREIYGLGVENDGAVVTAHSKAAHAFGLIVSVLGCGGIVGGMALAERHPTSLAPSSLPVSGGKNTHPIAIEDLSENTLSELADNVAQLLAAAPWLKKMMGAFVVLVIGPSGSGKSTIAMAIAVLRAIYKREEAPIIIDPDTDANMVQGTWIFGDLYGSTSKGEGMNAVREKVLDTMGRIYEPFRTKNAGKHRRTVIIDEVGKWETANYPELNGLSNSLIGWANQTARKQGWAPILILHGEAAGNAGGKSLNTGVFSALKTTAAVIRLEGTTDDDGELTWGEKATFKQAGTEYTEANFQPVALPDTVRPGALRDQLEELMRALGYTLNDDHTIRLDQGDHIDRLKKEIEGTFNRDDWIDTLNRAWVAPIGEDIPDDEAMKLTPNYEVLHDHPVTGDLFTYCLKKYGIHTPIEIRKVQQNWGKDYDRLSSNEIREIVNQLVTHHLAIWLEEGKRFALKFAPPVG comes from the coding sequence ATGAAGATCATCACTTCCAACACGCAAAAGATCTTAAGCAGCAGCCTGTTTGGCGGCGGCTCCTTAGCAGCCATCCTCGGTATGACGCTTATGATCCAAAGTCCTAAAACGGTTGATGCTGCCACGGTGAGGGAGATTTACGGGCTCGGAGTCGAAAACGATGGGGCAGTCGTTACAGCCCACAGTAAGGCCGCACACGCCTTCGGTCTCATAGTTTCGGTGCTTGGCTGTGGCGGGATAGTAGGGGGAATGGCACTCGCTGAGCGCCACCCCACATCCCTTGCTCCATCGAGCCTTCCTGTCTCAGGCGGAAAAAATACTCATCCAATTGCGATCGAAGATTTAAGCGAGAACACCTTAAGCGAGCTCGCCGATAACGTAGCCCAGCTCCTAGCAGCTGCCCCCTGGCTCAAAAAAATGATGGGAGCATTCGTCGTGCTTGTTATCGGTCCCTCAGGCTCAGGGAAAAGCACAATCGCCATGGCGATCGCAGTACTGCGAGCCATTTACAAACGGGAGGAAGCTCCCATCATCATCGACCCCGATACTGACGCCAATATGGTTCAAGGCACCTGGATCTTTGGTGACCTCTACGGCTCTACATCCAAAGGGGAGGGGATGAATGCCGTTCGAGAGAAAGTGCTCGACACGATGGGGCGCATCTATGAACCATTCAGGACAAAAAATGCAGGCAAGCACCGACGCACTGTCATTATTGACGAAGTAGGGAAGTGGGAGACTGCCAACTATCCCGAGTTAAACGGACTTTCAAACTCGCTTATCGGCTGGGCTAACCAAACAGCACGCAAGCAAGGCTGGGCTCCTATCCTCATCCTCCACGGCGAAGCCGCAGGAAACGCCGGTGGGAAATCACTCAATACCGGGGTCTTCTCAGCGCTCAAAACCACAGCAGCGGTGATTCGCCTGGAAGGCACAACCGATGATGATGGTGAACTTACCTGGGGCGAGAAAGCCACGTTCAAACAAGCAGGTACCGAGTACACCGAGGCTAACTTCCAGCCCGTTGCACTGCCCGATACCGTGCGGCCTGGTGCACTGCGCGACCAACTTGAAGAACTAATGCGCGCCTTGGGCTATACCCTAAATGACGATCACACAATTCGCCTCGACCAGGGTGATCACATCGACAGACTCAAAAAAGAAATTGAAGGAACTTTCAATCGAGATGATTGGATAGACACACTTAACCGTGCTTGGGTAGCGCCAATTGGAGAAGACATCCCCGACGATGAGGCGATGAAACTAACGCCCAATTATGAAGTACTTCACGACCACCCAGTGACAGGTGATCTCTTCACCTATTGCCTCAAGAAATACGGGATTCATACCCCAATAGAAATTCGCAAAGTGCAGCAGAACTGGGGAAAAGATTATGATCGCCTTTCCTCAAACGAAATTCGTGAAATAGTTAATCAATTAGTTACTCATCACCTTGCCATCTGGCTCGAAGAGGGGAAACGATTCGCTCTGAAATTTGCCCCTCCTGTTGGGTAG
- a CDS encoding M23 family metallopeptidase, whose protein sequence is MKVGSLLSNTLSTASSELFLWSLAAILCAPPAIVLFHSGVNAFAHKLAREGLSFSTPGLRVLGHDIIPSYTLFQFIGPRGGKSHVYSGLDQAPVEKGETFTLLDGTIVEVSSGYGWRGDIGIAGASKDHKGVDLAASINTPLYAPINGVKVQCWWDSSGGGGQVADIWIGPELYQALHLAECYPGTKAKGEVLAHTGDSGIGSAHLHWQQQVHGTKVHPKRGMLQAVLNPTLMPEYHDYAGRPSIEDRMITCVIGYIEGAATKDCEKTNAYGGHRDSNRHNHGFFSSTNGYPSPEAADSAELAKLKGVTPHMQAKAKEVLGDELSDAALLMALDLKNQSPDAANRLFKYLPSPDPTPEEIINARTAALTESRREIGIGGSPNLNVAADQTRRVTQGLDAMTHLENLRQENRDK, encoded by the coding sequence ATGAAGGTGGGCTCTCTTCTTAGCAACACGCTCAGTACCGCATCGAGTGAACTGTTTCTCTGGTCGCTTGCAGCAATTCTCTGTGCACCGCCAGCAATCGTGCTCTTTCATTCAGGTGTAAACGCCTTTGCCCATAAGCTCGCTCGGGAAGGGCTCTCCTTCTCAACGCCAGGCCTTCGGGTACTCGGCCACGACATTATCCCGAGCTATACACTCTTCCAATTTATTGGCCCTCGCGGAGGTAAGTCCCATGTCTATTCCGGTTTGGATCAGGCCCCCGTAGAGAAGGGTGAAACGTTCACCCTCTTAGATGGCACCATTGTTGAGGTCTCGTCTGGGTACGGCTGGAGAGGCGATATCGGCATCGCTGGGGCGAGTAAAGACCACAAAGGAGTTGACCTTGCAGCATCAATTAACACCCCACTCTACGCCCCGATTAATGGGGTAAAAGTGCAGTGCTGGTGGGATAGCAGCGGTGGTGGTGGACAAGTTGCCGACATCTGGATAGGGCCTGAACTCTACCAGGCGCTCCACCTCGCTGAGTGTTACCCCGGTACAAAAGCCAAAGGCGAGGTCCTTGCTCACACCGGTGATTCAGGTATCGGTAGTGCCCATCTCCACTGGCAGCAGCAGGTGCACGGCACTAAGGTCCACCCCAAGCGCGGCATGCTCCAGGCCGTCTTAAATCCTACGCTGATGCCGGAGTATCACGACTATGCTGGCCGCCCTTCGATTGAAGACAGGATGATTACTTGTGTCATCGGGTACATCGAGGGTGCTGCAACCAAGGATTGTGAGAAGACCAATGCTTACGGGGGACACAGGGACTCAAACCGACATAATCACGGTTTCTTTAGCTCAACAAACGGCTATCCGAGCCCTGAAGCCGCAGATAGCGCTGAGCTCGCCAAGCTCAAAGGAGTAACCCCGCACATGCAGGCAAAGGCAAAGGAGGTATTAGGCGACGAACTCTCCGATGCGGCACTTCTAATGGCCCTTGATTTGAAAAACCAGTCCCCCGATGCAGCGAACCGGCTTTTCAAATACCTACCAAGCCCTGACCCAACTCCAGAGGAGATCATAAACGCCCGTACAGCAGCGCTCACTGAAAGCCGTAGAGAGATTGGTATTGGAGGAAGTCCTAACCTAAATGTTGCAGCAGACCAGACGCGCCGAGTTACCCAGGGCCTCGATGCCATGACTCATCTTGAAAACTTGAGACAGGAGAATCGAGATAAATGA
- a CDS encoding DUF6876 family protein — translation MQDAIASWQFDPRIKLNPMLQRIQFWKLTVNPDRSAVLVCGRHLDNVADTYKMPFTDFPLGSVTIYCQSGVLLLPSER, via the coding sequence TTGCAGGATGCGATCGCATCCTGGCAGTTCGACCCTCGAATCAAATTGAATCCAATGCTTCAAAGGATTCAGTTCTGGAAGCTAACAGTGAACCCCGACAGATCGGCAGTGCTGGTCTGTGGGCGCCATTTAGACAATGTGGCCGATACATATAAGATGCCGTTTACGGATTTTCCCCTCGGATCGGTCACCATTTACTGCCAGAGTGGAGTCCTCTTGCTACCATCTGAACGCTAG
- a CDS encoding GGDEF domain-containing protein produces the protein MRLLSLTDELTGLHNRRGFFLLAEQQLKLATRLKTAFNVLFIDLDGLKQINDLQGHETGDVALWAAANVLKRTFRESDLVARLGGDEFVVLAPGNSEERDQLQHRLQDGIDQFNQQREAPFQLSMSIGSYIYETGETRSLEDILALADQQMYEQKRLKRQSTG, from the coding sequence GTGCGTCTACTTTCCCTCACCGACGAATTGACCGGATTGCACAACCGCCGAGGCTTTTTCTTGCTAGCTGAACAGCAACTAAAGCTGGCAACGAGACTCAAAACTGCCTTTAACGTGCTGTTTATTGACCTGGATGGACTCAAGCAGATCAACGATTTACAGGGACACGAAACTGGCGATGTTGCCCTGTGGGCGGCAGCTAATGTGCTAAAACGCACGTTTCGAGAATCAGACCTGGTCGCTCGATTGGGGGGCGATGAGTTTGTGGTTTTAGCACCCGGCAACTCCGAAGAGCGGGACCAGCTACAGCATCGGCTACAGGATGGCATTGACCAGTTCAATCAGCAGCGAGAGGCTCCTTTCCAGTTATCCATGAGCATCGGGTCCTATATCTACGAGACAGGTGAGACCCGATCCTTAGAAGATATCTTGGCCCTGGCCGATCAACAAATGTACGAGCAAAAGCGCTTGAAGCGGCAGTCAACGGGTTGA
- a CDS encoding GAF domain-containing protein — protein MRHRVPAVIANVSQDQRIPWLAYEPTFVQSLVMVPIRTLNPIGAIGTYWAAQQEPAPQDVKVLQALADTTAVAIEKVQVYSELEHRVEQRTIQLQITNQKLA, from the coding sequence ATGCGCCATCGAGTTCCGGCGGTGATCGCTAACGTCTCTCAAGATCAGCGCATTCCCTGGTTAGCTTACGAACCTACGTTTGTCCAAAGTCTAGTCATGGTGCCGATTCGCACCCTAAATCCAATTGGTGCCATTGGTACTTACTGGGCCGCTCAGCAAGAACCCGCACCCCAAGACGTTAAAGTGCTGCAAGCCTTGGCTGATACCACTGCGGTGGCGATCGAAAAGGTTCAGGTTTACTCAGAATTGGAGCATAGGGTTGAACAACGAACGATTCAGCTCCAGATAACCAATCAAAAGCTAGCGTAA